ACTCCGACCGCGCCGTCCCGCAGCACGTCTGGCGTCCCATGACCACCCTGCGGGCCGAGCTGCCGCTCGACGACGCCCTGACGGTCATGCGCCGAGCGGCCACGCATCTGGCCCAGGTCGCGGATGCCTCCGGCAAGGTGCTGGGTCTGGTGGCCCTGGAGGACGTCCTGGAGACGCTGGTGGGCGAGGTACGGGATCCGGCACACCGGGAGATGCCGGAGCCGCGGGTGAGCGGGGAGCCGGAGCAGGTGCTCGCCTCCTAGCTCGGGCGGTCGCGGGAACTTCGTGGCTGCGGCCCGCCGGCGGGTTGCCCGGTCCCGCGCGGCGGAGCCGCAGATCAAACACGGCCCCGCGCCCGTTCGGGGCGCTCTCACATACCCGGCGGATCCTGCGGCCCCCGCCCCGACAGCACCTCCCCGTACGCCTGCATGAGATCGGGCAGCCGAAGCGTGGCCAAGTCCTCCCGGGACAGGGACCCCGCATACGTCGACAGCCGAAGATCCCGATACGCGCAGCTCTTCTCGTACAGCGTCCGCAGGAACCGCCCGTTGCCCAGCTCGTCGATCCACCCCTGCTCGACCACATGACCGGCGATGGAGCGCAGTTCCTCCAGCGCCTCCTCGTCCCACAGATCCCCGTTCTCCGCGGCCAGCACCTTCCCGATCTCGGTGAGTTCCTGCGGCCGGTAGGAGGGGAAGTCGACACGGGTGGTGAAGCGGGAGGACAGCCCGGGGTTCGCGGCCAGCAGCCGGTCCATGCCCTCCGGGTAGCCGGCGAGGATCACCACCAGGTGGTCCCGGTTGTCCTCGGCCCGCTTCAGCAGCACCTGCAAGGCCTCGTCGCCGTACGCGTCGCCCTTGCCGTACCCGGAGTTGGACAGCGAGTACGCCTCGTCCACGAACAGCACCCCGCCGATCGCGGAGTCGATCAGCTCGTTGGCCTTCACGGCCGTCTGCCCGAGGTACTCGCCGACCAGGTCCGCCCGCTGGGCCTCGACCAGGTGATCACCGCCGAGCAACCCGAGCGCGTAGAACACCCGCCCCAGAATCCGCGCCACCGTGGTCTTCCCGGTGCCCGACGGCCCGGAAAAGACGAAGTGCCGTTTCGGCGGCTGCACCGGCAGCCCCTGCCCGGCTCGCAGCCGGGCCATGTTCAACTGCGCGGACAACGCCTTGACCTGGCGTTTCACCGGTTCCAGCCCCACCATGCGCTCCAGTTCGGCGAGCGCCTCCTCAAGCAGTGCGGGGTCGGTCGGCCCGGCCGGGATCGGCGAGGAGGAGACCCCAGTCTTCGCCCGCACCAGCGGATCGCTCACCGACGGCAGGGGCCCCGTCGGCAGATCCGGCTCCGGCAGCCGCAGATCACGGCCCTCGGTGCCGAAGAGCGGATCGAAACCGTCGGGTCCGTCCACGCTGTCCTGTCCGGCCCCGGTCAGGCTGATCGCGGCGAGGCCGGCGGTGTCGTCGTACCCGTCGCCCTCGGCGATCGCCGCCAGCCGTGCCGAGGTGTCCATGAAGGCGGGGTCGACCCGGTGCACGGCCCGGTACAGGGGGAGTGCGGCGGCGGAGCGTCCCGTTCCCTCGTGCGCCCGGGCCAGCCAGTAGCGCAGCTCCTTGCGCTGGGGCTGCTCACTGCGGCAGCGCATCAGCGCCGCCGACAGCAGCGGTTCGGCCTGGCCGTACATCTCCAGCCGGACTCTGGCCATGCCGCCGAACAGGCCCGCCTCGATGCCGAGCATGGGATCGTCCAGCAGCGGGTCGGTGTGCCGTACCAGCTGCTCCCAGTCCTTGACCAGATAGGAGCGGCAGGCGTGCAGGAAGCGGACCTGCGGGTCGGTGTCGACCGGGGGGAGTCCGGCGAGGGCCCGGTCCAGCTCGGGCACGTGCCGGCCGTCCAGCCAGTGCGAGGCGTGCGCGAGCAGCAGATCGCGTGGGCTCTCCAGCACCGGCTGGACCCACCAGCCCAGCCAGTACCAGGAGTTGAGCGTCCTGCGGTGCCGGGCGCGCTGTTCGCCGAAGCGGTCGCGGTGCCGGAACATCCTGAGCAGCGAGGTCGTCGTGTCGATCCGGAGCGCGTGCAGCCCGAGCCAGCCGTCGGCCATCCCGGAGTCCATCCGCACCGCGGCGCGGAACTCCTCCTCCGCCTGCGGATAGGCGCCCATCGTGTAGGCGTCCACACCCCGCAGCCAGGCCAGGTCGGCCGGGGCCTCGGGGCCCTGCGTGCCGAAGTCCATCCCGTCCCCCCACAGACCGTGCCCCGTGGTTCACCACCGGGCAGTCGCCCGACGGCCGCCGCGGTCGAACCGCCGTTCCGCGGACCGGAGTTACAGGTGCGCCAGGCAGCCTCGAAGGTCGCACCGAGGGCATCGTACCCGCGCGACGACCGCCTGCCGAAGGGTGCCGCACGGGCCGTTTGACGAGGTGGGAGCAGACGGGGCGCACGGCATTCGGTGACCCAGGGTGAGCGGAACGGCGCGCGCGGCGCCCCGAAAACATGACGCGGGCAGAACGAAGCCCCCGGTCACGGGGGAACAACCGGGGGCTTCGCGTCGGTGGGCGGTACCGAATGACCGCACATTGAGAACGTAAGACCTGTACGGCCCCCAGGTCAAGCGGAGTTGAGGCACTCGGAGAAGTTCCCCCGCAAGGGGTCTTCACAGGTTCACCACAACGAGGACGGTTCGTTACTCTGGGTTACGCTTTGGTCCGGTCCACGAGTTGACGCAGGTCCCGGCAGTACCTCGTACCCCTTGGGCGTCTGCAGTACCAGGAGATCGGCATGGGGGCGCGAGGGATCCTCGGCGAAATGCGCGCGCTCCGCCGCGACCCATCCCTCCCAGAACTCGCGCTGCTCCGCCCCGTCCCGCAGCCGGCCCCGCGTCCAGGACTCGCCGCGGGGTGTCTCCATCCACAGCAGTACCGTCAGATGCGGCCGCAGTGCCCGGCGGCCGGCGCCGACCCCCTCGACGAGGACCACGGGCGCGGCCGGCAGCGGGCGCGGCGCGCCGAACGCGCGGGCGCGCCAGTCGTAGGGGGTGTAGTGCGCGCGCTCGCCGCGGGCGAGCGGGTGGATCACCTGGGTCATCAGCCGGTCGGTCCACGCGAAGAGCTGCTCATGGCTGGCGATGTCGTCGAGGTGCAGGACCGGGGCCCCGCCGAGAGCTGCGGCCAAGTGCCCGGCGAAGGTGGACTTTCCCGCGCCGGCGTGTCCGTCGACGCCGATCAGCCGGACCGGCCCGAGGGAGGGGGGAAGCCCGCGCAGCCGGGCGGCGAGGTCGCGCATGGTGGTTCCCGAGGTGTGGGTCGGTGTGGGTGGTTTTCCGGAAACAGTGTAGTAGTGGCCCATAGGGGCGGACCGTCGAAGTTGCCCGGCGAGAAAGTCGCGTTTTGAATCATCGGCCGGCGGCCAGTCAAGGGCATGGATAAACATTCGCGAATCGCCTGACCGATATGTCGAATTCGGCGTTCCGGGTGTGCCCGCCGCTGAGTAGGGTGCCTTCAGCGCAACCACTGTGCGTCGCACGGGGACTGGCAGGGGGACATGGCCGCGGAGTTATTCGAAGGGCACTATGTGTGGCATCCGGCGGCCGACGACCGTGTCCTGGCGAGCGTATGCGTCGATGTGCGCGCCGGACGTTATCGATACGCGTACGAAGCCCTCGCCGAGACACGTTCCGACTTCGCGCTGCGCGCCCATCGCTCGCTGGTCCTCGCCTCCGAGGCGGCCGGCACCGATCTGGTCGAGCGCTGGCTCGCCGAGGAGCCGACGCCCGAGGCGGCGCTGATGTGGGCGCGGGTGGCGGTACAGCGCGCACTGCGGGCGGCCGACGCCCTCGACGAGCGCGCCGAGGCGCTGGAGCGGATCGCCCTGACCGCCTGCGACCGGGCCGCCGTCCTGGCACCCGAGGACCCCACGCCCTGGGTCGCCAAGCTCGCCATGGCCCGGCTGCACCGGCTGCGCGAGCCGGCCCCGCAGGGCCTGCTCACCGCCCCGCCCGGTCCCTGGCGGCTGTTCGCGCACATCCTGTCGCTGGACCCCTGGCATCGCGAGGCCCACCACCGCTTCCTGTCGTGCTTCTTCACGCGGTACGGCGGCTCGGTCAACGCGGCCTGGGACGTGGCCGCCTTCCTCAGCCAGCGGGCGCCCGCCGACTCCGCCCTCCGGCTGCTGCCCCTGGTGGCCCTGGTGGAGAGCTACAACCCCACCCAGCTGCTCGCCGACCGCATCTGGGAACAGCCGCAGTGGCGGTCCACCGCGCTGTCGATCTACCACAACTGGCTGCCCGAGGCGGCCCGTTACCGTTTCACTCCGGTGCTCGACCTGGCCTACCTCGCGCACGCGCTGGTCATGGCCCAGTGCGAGTTCGAGGCCCGGGCGGTTTTCACGGCGATGGGCCCGTACGCCTCGCGCATGCCCTGGAGCGCCTTCGGCGACCCCGTCGAGCAGCTCTCCCGGGCCCGGCGCGCCTGCGGCCTGCCCGTACCGCGACCCGACTGATCTGCACATGCTCTGCCCCTTCACCGAGAGAAAGGCCGATCTGTGTCGGAACGGACATCGACGTCCCGGGCGAAGGCCCGCGCGGGCGAAGACCTGCTCGACGACGACGCGACCCTGCACGCGATGGGTTATCCGCGGAAACTCACCCGGCGCTTCCAGGCGTTCGACAATTTCGCGATCTCCTTCACCATCATCAATATCCTGTCGGGCATTTTCTCGTCCTTCGGGTTCGGTATGAACGCGGGCGGCCCCCGCATTCTGGTGTTCGGCTGGATCGGCGTCTGCGTCATGGTGCTGCTCATCGGCGCGGCCATGGCGGAAGTCGCCTCGGCCTATCCGACGAGCGGTGCCCTTTATTTCTCCGCCGGTAAACTTGCAAAGCGGCACAAGGGAGCCTGGTCCTGGTTCACGGGCTGGCTCAACTTCGTCGGCCAGATCGGCGGGACCGCCGCCACCGGCTATGCGGCCGCGACCTTCATCCAGGCCTTCATGAACCTGCAGTGGCCCTCCTACCAGCCGACCGTGCACCAGACGGTCCTGATCACGGCCCTGGTCATCGTCGTACAGGGCCTCGCCAACACCTACACCGTCCAGCTCGTCGCCGTGCTGAACCGTATTTCCGTGTGGTGGCTGCTGATCGGACTCGTCGTGATCGTCGGCGCACTCACAGTGATGCCGGATCATCATCAGCCGGCGTCGTTCGTGACGCATTTCGAGAACAACACCGGCTTCACGAACGGACTTTACGGCGGCATGCTCGGCCTGCTCGTCACGAGCTGGACGTTCACCGGGTTCGACGGCAGCTTCCACATGTCCGAGGAAACGGTCCGTGCGACGGTCAACGCGCCGAAGGGCATCACACGCGCCATCGGCTATTCGGCGATCACCGGGCTGATCCTGATGCTGGCATTGGTCTACAGCATTGGCGACTACGCCAAGGTGGCCTCTTCCGAAGCGCCGCCGGTCCAGATCCTCATCGACGGCCTCGGTCTGCGTACCGCCAAGATCATGCTCCTCATCGTCATCGGCGCGATGCTCTTCTGCGGTCTCGCCAACCTCACCAGCAACACCCGGCAGATCTTCGCCTTCTCCCGGGACGGCGCCATGCCCGGCTCCCGCTGGTGGCACTCGGTCTCGCCGCGCACCCGTACGCCCGTGAAGGCGGTGTGGCTCGCGGTGGCCTGCTCGCTGGCCCTGGTCGTGCCGGGCTGGTGGTCGCACACCGCCTTCACCGCGATCGTCAGCGTCAATGTGGTCGGCCTCTTCCTCGCCTACGCCGTGCCGATCTTCCTGCGGCTGCGGCTCGGCACCGCATTCGAGCCCGGACCCTGGCACCTGGGCCGCTGGGGCCGGCCGGTGGGGTGGCTCGCGGTGATCTGGATCGTGCTCAGCAGCGTCCTGTTCATGCTGCCGCAGGCCTCCCCGATCACCGTCGACACCTTCAACTACGCGCCCATCGCGCTCGGCGCGGTGCTGGTCGTGGCAACGGTCTGGTGGTTCGCCACGGCCCGCCGCCGCTTCCAGGGGCCGGTCAGCTACGGCCGCCCCGACGAGGTCGCGGCGATGGATCTCGTCTAGCGGGGGCCGGCTCGGACGGCTGTGCGCCGTGGCGGGCCGCGGTGGGCCGGTCGCGCAGTTCCCCGCGCCGCTTCGGCGCGCTGTCCCGCCTGTCCTCCTTCCAGTGGCCGAGACCAATATTCATGGCGCGGCATGCGCGGAAGTGCTGGCAGCGCCATGCCGCCTGCTCCATAGTTGGCGCACACACCGCACCGGATCACCGGACACCTGGGGGTAATCGCGCCCATGAGCAGAGCCCAACAGCCGTCCCGCAGAACCGTCCTGAGCGTCGCCGTCGCCGCGGCGGTGGCCGGCGGAACGGCCCCCGCCGCCGCCGTGCAGCGTCCCGCCTCCGAGGCCGACGACCCCGGCCGGACGCAGACCCGCCCGATCGACTACCACTCCTGGACCACGTACCGCGAGTGGCGCCTCGGCGCCACCCAGGGGGTGCGGGCCGTCTCCGGCGCCCGCCCCGGCGTCGTGATCGGCGCCCCCGCGGGCCGCACCGACTACACCGACCCGCACACCGGCACGACCGCCACCTGGGAGTACGCCACCTGGACCGGCCCGGTCCACCGGCTCACCACCCCCGCCACCGAGGTCGTCGCCTCCTGGAACGCGCACACCCCCGAGGGCACCTGGCTCCAGGTGGAACTGCGGGGCACCTACTCCGACGGCACCGAGACGCCCTGGTACGTGATGGGCCGCTGGGCGGCGGGCGACCAGGACATCAAGCGGACCTCGGTGGACGGCCAGACCGACGGCAGGAGCACCATCTGGACCGACACCTTCTCCATCGACGACGCGAGCACCGGTCTGCGCCTGACGTCGTACCGGCTGCGCCTCACCCTCTACCGCAAGCCCGGCACGCAGCTGACCCCGACCGTGTGGCGGCTCGGTGCCATGGGCTCCGACATCCCCGACCGTTTCACGGTCCCCGCCTCCACCCCCGGCCTCGCCCAGGAACTGGCCGTCCCGCGCTACTCGCAGGAGATCCACAAGGGCCAGTACCCGGAGTACGACAACGGCGGCGAGGCCTGGTGCAGCCCCACCTCCTCGCAGATGATCATCGAGTACTGGGGCGGCCGGCTCACCCCCGGGCAGTTGTCGTGGGTCGACCCCTCCTACGCCGACCCGCAGGTCGACAACGCCGCCCGCTTCACCTACGACTACCAGTACCAGGGCTGCGGCAACTGGCCGTTCAACGCCGCCTACGCCGCCACCTTCGAGGGCCTCCAGGGCGTGGTCACACGGCTCGCCTCGCTCACCGAC
Above is a genomic segment from Streptomyces fodineus containing:
- a CDS encoding AAA family ATPase, producing MDFGTQGPEAPADLAWLRGVDAYTMGAYPQAEEEFRAAVRMDSGMADGWLGLHALRIDTTTSLLRMFRHRDRFGEQRARHRRTLNSWYWLGWWVQPVLESPRDLLLAHASHWLDGRHVPELDRALAGLPPVDTDPQVRFLHACRSYLVKDWEQLVRHTDPLLDDPMLGIEAGLFGGMARVRLEMYGQAEPLLSAALMRCRSEQPQRKELRYWLARAHEGTGRSAAALPLYRAVHRVDPAFMDTSARLAAIAEGDGYDDTAGLAAISLTGAGQDSVDGPDGFDPLFGTEGRDLRLPEPDLPTGPLPSVSDPLVRAKTGVSSSPIPAGPTDPALLEEALAELERMVGLEPVKRQVKALSAQLNMARLRAGQGLPVQPPKRHFVFSGPSGTGKTTVARILGRVFYALGLLGGDHLVEAQRADLVGEYLGQTAVKANELIDSAIGGVLFVDEAYSLSNSGYGKGDAYGDEALQVLLKRAEDNRDHLVVILAGYPEGMDRLLAANPGLSSRFTTRVDFPSYRPQELTEIGKVLAAENGDLWDEEALEELRSIAGHVVEQGWIDELGNGRFLRTLYEKSCAYRDLRLSTYAGSLSREDLATLRLPDLMQAYGEVLSGRGPQDPPGM
- a CDS encoding uridine kinase family protein, with amino-acid sequence MRDLAARLRGLPPSLGPVRLIGVDGHAGAGKSTFAGHLAAALGGAPVLHLDDIASHEQLFAWTDRLMTQVIHPLARGERAHYTPYDWRARAFGAPRPLPAAPVVLVEGVGAGRRALRPHLTVLLWMETPRGESWTRGRLRDGAEQREFWEGWVAAERAHFAEDPSRPHADLLVLQTPKGYEVLPGPASTRGPDQSVTQSNEPSSLW
- a CDS encoding amino acid permease; the protein is MSERTSTSRAKARAGEDLLDDDATLHAMGYPRKLTRRFQAFDNFAISFTIINILSGIFSSFGFGMNAGGPRILVFGWIGVCVMVLLIGAAMAEVASAYPTSGALYFSAGKLAKRHKGAWSWFTGWLNFVGQIGGTAATGYAAATFIQAFMNLQWPSYQPTVHQTVLITALVIVVQGLANTYTVQLVAVLNRISVWWLLIGLVVIVGALTVMPDHHQPASFVTHFENNTGFTNGLYGGMLGLLVTSWTFTGFDGSFHMSEETVRATVNAPKGITRAIGYSAITGLILMLALVYSIGDYAKVASSEAPPVQILIDGLGLRTAKIMLLIVIGAMLFCGLANLTSNTRQIFAFSRDGAMPGSRWWHSVSPRTRTPVKAVWLAVACSLALVVPGWWSHTAFTAIVSVNVVGLFLAYAVPIFLRLRLGTAFEPGPWHLGRWGRPVGWLAVIWIVLSSVLFMLPQASPITVDTFNYAPIALGAVLVVATVWWFATARRRFQGPVSYGRPDEVAAMDLV
- a CDS encoding peptidase C39 family protein; amino-acid sequence: MSRAQQPSRRTVLSVAVAAAVAGGTAPAAAVQRPASEADDPGRTQTRPIDYHSWTTYREWRLGATQGVRAVSGARPGVVIGAPAGRTDYTDPHTGTTATWEYATWTGPVHRLTTPATEVVASWNAHTPEGTWLQVELRGTYSDGTETPWYVMGRWAAGDQDIKRTSVDGQTDGRSTIWTDTFSIDDASTGLRLTSYRLRLTLYRKPGTQLTPTVWRLGAMGSDIPDRFTVPASTPGLAQELAVPRYSQEIHKGQYPEYDNGGEAWCSPTSSQMIIEYWGGRLTPGQLSWVDPSYADPQVDNAARFTYDYQYQGCGNWPFNAAYAATFEGLQGVVTRLASLTDLETLIAAGIPAITSQSFLKTELTGAGYGTSGHLMTVIGFTADGDVIANDPASPSDDAVRRVYLRREFENIWLRTKRYNASGKVVSGSGGVCYLYFPARPNPRQRKALAAVGVR